In a genomic window of Henningerozyma blattae CBS 6284 chromosome 9, complete genome:
- the SEI1 gene encoding seipin (similar to Saccharomyces cerevisiae YLR404W; ancestral locus Anc_4.266), whose product MKLNITKPLQLAQWLSYLILLFLISVIIILPLSVILFNDFYLSLLPKDSSQWLPLANFNFSINPNNILSFETDIQRLNPDINLPPVINNGLISNIYLRESIIYKFDAIFNFYCLKNNSNLNNHQLTNLNVKFFSVYGKNNDMLIYNKDFPITCMKTNIKFNNYDQIDILSNNQHNHASKEMNILNQINKYWLNKIDIDDILSIGTNSDHFTVEFNLPIGDELIFNFDTSFIRSRMVFDQDFRNIMLRWSKTTYIIGTIIFFILICFIFLITFSITFFFILKNNKNTTIKN is encoded by the coding sequence ATGAAATTGAACATTACAAAACCTTTACAACTAGCTCAATGGTTAAGTTATCTAATacttctatttttaatctCAGTTATAATCATATTACCTTTATcagttattttatttaatgacTTTTATTTATCTCTATTACCAAAGGATTCTTCACAATGGTTGCCATTagcaaattttaatttttcaataaatccaaataatattctgAGTTTTGAAACTGATATTCAAAGATTAAATCCAGATATAAATTTACCACCTGTAATAAATAATGGGCTGATCTCAAACATCTATTTAAGAgaatcaattatttataaatttgatgctattttcaatttttattgtttaaaaaataattcaaatttaaataatcatcaattgacaaatttaaatgttAAGTTTTTTTCAGTTTATGGTAAAAATAACGATAtgttaatatataataaagatttcCCAATCACTTGCAtgaaaacaaatattaaatttaataattatgatCAAATTGACattttatctaataatcAACACAACCATGCTAGTAaagaaatgaatatattgaaccaaattaacaaatattggctaaataaaatagatatAGACGATATTCTATCTATAGGCACAAATTCAGATCATTTTACTGTAGAATTTAATCTACCAATTGGTGAtgaattgatttttaatttcGATACATCTTTTATAAGATCAAGGATGGTATTTGATCAGGATTTTAGGAATATTATGTTAAGATGGTCTAAGACAACGTACATTATTggaacaataatatttttcatattgatttgttttatctttttaatCACCTTTTCAattacctttttttttattttaaagaataataaaaatacaactattaaaaattga
- the TBLA0I03080 gene encoding uncharacterized protein (similar to Saccharomyces cerevisiae YLR407W; ancestral locus Anc_4.272) translates to MGFFRKVSHHTLEELDEKQSNTLESKQVDALFLPSGTTSPNISKTNTSNKQKSIRNLKFKKSSLSIKTNNTSLSTNQQTRLEMNSSNDNTTSNTTMTSHSNKSLNIPNSKNNTYLNVNPFLLNYTTNSNGNDDRDDDRDDDDDTTHYTNSLTFATYDSVKESRKLRKESEKNGVPFINANEVWIKRRNLWTTKSSNCIDSEVLEKRNKVFETIPPGYYSRVYKKLVVDDKPLLEPLNLQNAIRVIDAGWTETKKWDNASKGLC, encoded by the coding sequence ATGGGGTTTTTCAGAAAAGTTTCGCATCATACTTTGgaagaattagatgaaAAACAATCTAATACTTTGGAAAGTAAGCAAGTAGATGCCTTATTCCTACCAAGTGGTACTACTTCACCAAATATTTCGAAAACAAATACAAGTAATAAACAGAAATCAATAAGAAATTTGaagtttaaaaaatcaagtTTATCGATAAAGACAAATAATACCTCGTTATCCACTAATCAACAGACTCGATTAGAGATGAATTCCTCCAATGATAATACAACCAGCAATACTACAATGACTAGTCATTCTAATAAATCCttaaatattccaaacAGTAAAAACAATACATACCTTAATGTAAACCCCTTCTTACTCAATTACACCACCAATTCTAATGGTAATGATGACCGTGATGATGACcgtgatgatgatgatgacaCTACACATTATACAAATTCACTCACTTTTGCAACTTATGATAGTGTGAAGGAATCTAGAAAACTACGAAAGGAAtcagaaaaaaatggaGTTCCTTTTATAAATGCTAATGAAGTTTGgattaaaagaagaaatttatGGACAACAAAAAGTTCTAATTGCATAGATTCAGAAGttttagaaaaaagaaataaagtTTTTGAAACTATACCTCCTGGTTATTATTCCAGAGTTTATAAGAAACTGGTAGTAGATGATAAACCGTTGTTGGAACCTTTGAATTTACAAAATGCAATTAGAGTTATTGATGCTGGCTGGACCGAAACTAAAAAATGGGATAACGCTTCTAAAGGATTGTGCTAA
- the TBLA0I03090 gene encoding uncharacterized protein (similar to Saccharomyces cerevisiae VIP1 (YLR410W); ancestral locus Anc_4.276), with the protein MDNQDDNSLQPIQTNNNSTTPIVSSTSSITSSSITVNKKTRNAMASMAPILESFSPTTSKSENKSLKLHGPGTPDLDTMETEDVNTTLQRTLSITSDTNAPPHATFSNSPLHSSVDSSVLVSSPISNSISLNGNTIGEIPILVNNESPFLSTSPTNTSINANLLSNPVNNSPTLDSLSKSVSLNLNSSPNLKDESFIQGIPLPKRNSNVSNTSIDSKISLNINANNTMKPKQIITIEDMITQPLNSTPTSTTISSPYLNYTPNFNMATSTPSALSSMDPPNLKLYNNNNNNNNNNNNNNNNNGGNSKSITTVIPEFPKLQLPKIGKIGVCAMDAKVLSKPCRRILNRLIENGEFETIIFGDKVILDENIENWPTCDFLISFFSNGFPLEKAINYVKLRKPFIINNLIMQKVLWDRRLVLRVLESAKVPTAERLEISRDGGPQIDNDEDLKRELLKLNIIFNKTPEPNWRMLDDDTLEVDGKIMKKPFVEKPVDGEDHNIYIYYHSKNGGGGRRLFRKVGNKSSEFDPTLIHPRTEGSYIYEEFMDADKFEDVKAYTVGQTYCHAETRKSPVVDGVVKRNTHGKEVRYLTDLTDDERDIAKKVCTCFSQMICGFDLLRVSGKSYVIDVNGFSFVKDNNAYYDECANILRDIFIKAKKEIDEKKKTLHLIQEEKKQKWVFKGLVTVIRHADRTPKQKIKHSFTSPIFISLLKGYKEEVVIRNPNDLKIALLALNIAQEENAEDQNKLASLINALSKKLEIPGTKIQLKPVLESDNEVEKVQFILKWGGEPTHSARYQARELGEQTRQDFDLLNRNILKNIKIFSSSERRVLLSAQIWATALYRANEFRTDEINIRRDLLDDSNAAKDLMDKVKKKLKLLLREGKEMTPQFSWPKKMPEPYFVMKRVVELMNYHKELMDYKFATQDTDSMQSEWCCAEDPSLFKERWEKLFNEFTCIEKVDPSKISELYDTMKYDALHNRDFLEHIFDPSDLETPAREKFNALCPHSLVDKYPINILAKNNFKIVESIKNKLSSTDKPSNSVGSLGWVLEKNSKTSDNANSMISVFEERKFMQFRELFKLAKVLFDFICPKEYGIEDNEKLDIGLLTSLPLAQQILKDIADMKNKEDPACHAYFTKESHIYTLLNIIYESGIPMRINRNALPEFDYLSQINFELYESTDNNDEKSHSIRLKISPGCHTQDPLDVQLDDKHYISCIPKISLTRHLDLNYVHKQFHKKFERVHLPQTFTPVNITNPKIDYCTQTDCDKKSKHDTNENDVFNSTK; encoded by the coding sequence ATGGACAACCAAGATGATAATTCACTGCAACCTATccaaacaaataataactctACCACCCCTATAGTTTCTTCTACATCATCCATAACATCTTCTAGCATTACTGTGAATAAAAAGACTAGAAATGCAATGGCTTCTATGGCTCCAATTTTAGAAAGTTTTAGTCCAACCACATCAAAAAGcgaaaataaatcattgaAGTTACATGGACCAGGAACCCCAGATTTAGATACAATGGAAACTGAAGATGTTAATACAACATTACAAAGAACTTTGAGCATCACCTCAGATACGAATGCCCCTCCTCATGCAACTTTCTCAAATTCTCCGTTACACTCAAGTGTAGATTCTAGTGTACTTGTTAGTTCaccaatttcaaattccaTTTCTTTGAATGGAAACACTATAGGAGAAATTCCAATCTTAGTCAATAATGAATCCCCTTTCCTTTCCACTTCACCAACAAATACTTCAATTAATGCAAATCTTCTTTCAAATCCTGTAAATAATTCACCTACGCTAGATAGTTTATCCAAATCGgtatctttaaatttaaattcaagcCCAAATCTAAAAGATGAGTCTTTTATTCAAGGTATCCCATTACCAAAAAGAAATTCTAATGTTTCTAATACAAGTAttgattcaaaaattagttTAAACATCAATGCTAATAATACAATGAAACCAAAACAAATTATAACAATTGAAGATATGATTACCCAACCTTTAAATTCAACACCTAcatcaacaacaattagTTCACCATATCTCAATTATACTCCAAACTTTAATATGGCTACAAGTACACCATCTGCGCTGAGTTCTATGGATCCTcctaatttgaaattatataataataataataataataataataataataataataataataataataatggtggTAATAGTAAATCAATCACTACTGTTATACCAgaatttccaaaattacaattaccAAAAATTGGAAAGATAGGTGTTTGTGCAATGGATGCTAAAGTTTTATCAAAACCTTGTAGAAGAATTTTAAATcgattaattgaaaatggtgaatttgaaacaattatatttggTGATAAAGTTATCttagatgaaaatattgaaaattggCCAACTTGTGACTtcttaatttcatttttttcaaatgggTTCCCATTAGAAAAGGCAATCAACTACgtaaaattaagaaaaccatttataattaataatttaattatgcAAAAAGTTTTATGGGATAGACGTTTGGTATTAAGAGTTTTAGAATCTGCAAAAGTTCCTACTGCTGAAAGATTAGAAATCTCAAGAGATGGAGGCCCTcaaattgataatgatgaagatcTCAAAAGGGAattgttgaaattaaacattatatttaataagaCGCCTGAACCCAATTGGAGAATGTTAGATGATGATACATTAGAGGTGGATGGcaaaattatgaaaaaacCATTTGTAGAAAAACCTGTTGATGGAGAAGatcataatatttatatatattatcattcaAAGAATGGCGGTGGAGGGCGTAGATTATTTAGGAAAGTCGGAAATAAATCATCTGAATTCGATCCAACATTAATTCATCCTCGTACGGAAGGgtcttatatatatgaagaatttatGGATGCtgataaatttgaagatgTAAAAGCTTATACCGTGGGCCAAACTTATTGTCATGCTGAAACTAGAAAATCACCAGTAGTAGATGGTGttgttaaaagaaataCTCATGGCAAAGAAGTCAGATATCTAACAGATTTAACGGATGACGAAAGAGATATTGCTAAAAAAGTATGTACATGTTTCTCACAAATGATTTGTGGGTTCGATCTTCTAAGAGTTAGTGGGAAGAGTTATGTTATTGATGTTAATGGCTTTTCATTTGTCAAAGATAACAATGCCTATTATGATGAGTGtgcaaatattttaagagatatatttattaaagccaaaaaagaaattgatgaaaagaagaaaacaTTACATCTGATTCAAGAAGAGAAGAAGCAGAAATGGGTATTTAAAGGTTTGGTAACTGTTATTAGGCATGCTGATAGAACACCTAAACAAAAGATTAAGCATTCGTTCACATCtccaatttttatttctctATTAAAAGGCTATAAAGAAGAAGTTGTTATTAGGAATCCAAATGATCTAAAAATCGCTCTATTAGCTTTAAATATTGCCCAAGAAGAGAATGCAGAGGACCAGAATAAACTTGCTTCATTAATAAACGCCTTAAGTAAGAAATTGGAAATACCAGGCACAAAGATTCAATTGAAGCCAGTATTAGAGTCTGATAATGAAGTAGAAAAAGTACAATTCATCTTAAAATGGGGTGGGGAACCTACACATTCTGCTAGGTATCAAGCAAGAGAATTAGGTGAACAAACTAGGCAAGACTTTGACCTGCTgaatagaaatatattgaaaaatattaagatTTTTTCCTCATCAGAGAGGAGAGTTTTATTATCAGCTCAAATTTGGGCTACTGCCTTATATAGAGCAAATGAATTTAGAACTGACGAAATCAACATCAGACGTGATTTATTGGATGACAGTAATGCTGCAAAAGATTTAATGGATAAGGTTAAAAAGAAGCTAAAGCTACTTTTGAGGGAAGGGAAAGAGATGACTCCACAATTTTCTTGGCCAAAAAAGATGCCTGAACCTTACTTTGTAATGAAAAGAGTAGTtgaattaatgaattatcatAAAGAATTGATGGATTATAAATTTGCCACCCAAGACACAGATTCAATGCAATCAGAATGGTGCTGTGCTGAAGACCCTAGTTTATTCAAGGAAAGATGGGAGAAACTTTTCAATGAATTTACATGCATTGAAAAAGTTGATCCATCTAAAATTTCAGAGCTATATGATACTATGAAATATGACGCATTACACAATAGAGACTTCTTAGAGCATATATTTGATCCAAGTGATTTAGAAACTCCAGCtagagaaaaatttaatgcTCTTTGTCCACATTCTCTAGTTGACAAATAtccaattaatattttggctaaaaataactttaaaattgtagaatcaattaaaaataagcTAAGCAGCACAGACAAACCCTCAAACAGCGTTGGATCATTAGGCTGGGTACTTGAGAAGAATAGCAAGACTTCAGATAATGCAAACTCTATGATATCGGTCTTTGAAGAACGCAAGTTTATGCAATTTagagaattatttaaactaGCGAAAGTTTTATTCGATTTCATTTGCCCTAAGGAATATGGTATCGAAGATAATGAGAAATTAGATATTGGATTACTGACTTCTTTACCATTAGCTCAACAAATACTTAAAGATATTGCtgatatgaaaaataaagaggATCCTGCATGCCATGCCTATTTTACAAAAGAATCTCACATTTATACATTGTTAAATATCATATATGAATCAGGCATACCAATGAGAATTAATCGGAATGCATTGCCAgaatttgattatttatcacaaattaattttgaattgtaTGAAAGTACAGATAacaatgatgaaaaatcaCATTCTATTAGATTAAAGATTTCACCAGGCTGTCATACTCAAGACCCACTTGATGTTCAACTTGATGACAAACATTATATTAGTTGTATCCCCAAAATATCTCTGACTAGACATTTAGACTTAAATTACGTTCATAAACAATTTcacaaaaaatttgaaaggGTTCATCTACCGCAAACTTTTACCCCCGTCAATATTACGAATCCTAAAATTGATTATTGCACTCAAACTGATTGTGACAAAAAAAGCAAGCATGatactaatgaaaatgacgTATTTAATTCTACAAAGTAG
- the AHK1 gene encoding Ahk1p (similar to Saccharomyces cerevisiae YDL073W; ancestral locus Anc_4.267) encodes MLPNISDQVSDDKLSSNHTQSRDFDNVNLAKDPIMDEQEIKLLDALNTFISIINDDDYTNYNEKSINSINKRQNFIANFIRIHLLSYLRFVQYNLNINYSRDLIYRDISLQWWITLLNYLNSRPPSFNLNNANHLIHYSGTPYFSIDLLSVILESISRLLTILLPTSIHSNHILAIYSNHIFLTINSLTNKLILTSKLLKNLSDFDSKNDSTLKNDLKSNKLKSKGIQTPKEALVIKYLNEFQTVLRSFIGKLNAFAFVYLPDIYNYDVLLLNGLFSKLQLNISYSTSPISTSTTDDNTNTNNNNNNNNNNNDIYLFGNWKKTVFTITSNKKNSIQKDNFENIKDFKPTLATLNSKQSSMIPSDIATFRILISYLKNDSIFLSFYWHYWYIVIKNLQDFSKIEILNKDSLKFITGSEIFLTFVTRNFLKSDFNKFQNFIKVGEGIDQVSILTSKSNTIPNNLNNGKKQSSMSSTNNSSNIVSNSQLNEFIFNNFKSIKLWECLRNLNDSFLIDVHNSTVTDSKITAHQNHNFKDLLILHDNYLLDHISNNYTALNSTIANLTYNKLFQFIIFQFQQNCKKPLRISNTELYSSSTELLASSTDSIDPTNSPLDFLDWNQWAKGLLSLIKTSNCDNQTIALLFLINNWDVIPKDYTIKIADELISNYWFDLSKDSHLEIVHILFIKLIVFRVVPQLNKALNDDDDDGDDNTNNKISGDNNTNICLQKQMLETIKTNINGIHSTIKIMVQELGYIPVIPIDENEDSLLFFKNRKLSIVTNNQALETDLIIRAERLNDLNILAPKVLNFPTVSSIANVRPSYLLKHGKYPYDVLDEMIFKMLLTSSQQAAFKSIIQKGYSTSQRSNNKSSNNSNESNQKVDSKPYNDTDSLSIRIGGWFSKLSTSVESPEKQTTSSRGNKASIDNPYPVYQSSIKNCIIEETMAEKISIDKLDTITISSVDNKPVPEISATTSTFLDSLYSFSSKSNNQTLKNSAADSNKRKVISPPELKYSSNIKNGKLLPVLFTTKILPMNSPIDKIEKANDHWGIITAKNYKKDLPTIPSDKSNGSVNNSENTLEKSILDSISSLEMTPEFSSNTKENETIIANDHYSMDKEPTLPKSNDFDKIVQARYSIIKPNMRIFSIKSSPDIPYSEIENKNINNELSINIQNNPSDNTINEMMGNSTISNEDKKKYLKIFNRNQHMLLETKCRKFIKALDIYNKTVDEYSRYLTFKDHENFFVDFEVRPSPGYDSLHIKL; translated from the coding sequence ATGCTACCTAACATTTCAGATCAAGTTTCAGATGACAAACTCTCTAGCAATCACACTCAAAGCCGTGACTTCGATAACGTTAATCTTGCGAAAGATCCAATCATGGATGAACAAgagataaaattattagatgctTTAAACACGTTCATTTCCATTataaatgatgatgattatacaaattataatgaaaaatccATCAATtctataaataaaagacaAAATTTCATTGCTAATTTTATTCGGATCCATCtattatcatatttaaGGTTTGTTCAATATAACTtgaatatcaattattCCAGAGATTTGATTTATAGGGATATATCACTTCAATGGTGGATCACCCTTTTAaactatttaaattcaagaCCGCCAAGttttaatttgaataatgcaaatcatctaattcattattcaGGGACACCATATTTTTCCATAGATCTTTTATCCGTCATTCTAGAATCAATAAGTAGATTATTAACTATTTTATTGCCCACATCAATTCATTCAAATCATATCTTGGCAATTTATTCGAACCATATCTTTTTAACAATCAATTcattaacaaataaattaatcttaacttctaaattattaaagaatttaagtGATTTTGATTCGAAAAATGACTcaactttgaaaaatgatttgaaaagtaATAAACTTAAATCAAAAGGTATTCAAACTCCTAAGGAAGCATTagttataaaatatttaaacgAATTTCAAACAGTTTTAAGATCATTCATTGGTAAATTAAATGCTTTTGCATTTGTTTATTTGCcagatatttataattatgatgtattattattaaatggattattttcaaaattacaattaaatatttcatattcaaCTTCTCCTATTTCAACGAGTACTACCGatgataatactaatactaataataataataataataataataataataatgacatttatttatttggtaattggaaaaaaacCGTGTTTACCATTACAtctaataagaaaaattcaattcaaaaagataattttgaaaatattaaagatttcaaaCCTACTCTAGCAACCCTCAATTCAAAACAGTCTTCAATGATTCCAAGTGATATTGCTACTTTTAGAATTCTAATCTCATACTTGAAAAACGACTCAAtctttttatcattttacTGGCATTATTGgtatattgttattaaaaatCTACAAGATTTCTCCAagattgaaatattaaataaagattcgttgaaatttattacaggttctgaaatttttttaacttttgttacaagaaattttttaaaatctgattttaataaatttcaaaattttatcaaagTTGGTGAAGGTATTGATCAAGTTTCAATCTTAacatcaaaatcaaatacaattccaaataatttaaataatggcAAGAAGCAATCGTCGATGTCATCCACTAAcaattcatcaaatatagtttctaattcacagttaaatgaatttatatttaataatttcaaatcaataAAGTTATGGGAATGTCTACGAAATTTAAACGATTCATTCTTAATTGATGTTCATAATTCAACTGTTACTGATTCAAAAATAACAGCTCATCAAAAtcataattttaaagacttgttaattttacatgataattatttattggaTCATATTTCGAATAATTATACTGCCTTAAACTCAACTATTGCTAATTTAACTTATAATaaactttttcaattcatcatttttcaatttcaacaaAATTGTAAGAAACCATTAAGAATTTCTAATACTGAATTGTATTCTTCTTCAACTGAACTGTTAGCATCGTCTACAGATTCTATAGATCCAACAAATTCTCCTTTGGACTTTTTAGATTGGAATCAATGGGCAAAGGGCTTGCTCTCATTAATTAAGACTTCAAATTGTGATAATCAGACAATTGCCTTACTATTtctaattaataattgggATGTAATTCCAAAAGATTatacaattaaaattgCGGATGAATTgatatcaaattattgGTTCGATCTTTCTAAGGATTCACATTTGGAAATTGTGCacatattatttataaaattaattgtcTTTCGTGTAGTTCCGCAATTAAATAAGGctttaaatgatgatgatgatgatggtgatgataatactaataataaaatatctgGAGATAATAACACTAATATTTGCCTTCAGAAGCAAATGTTGGAAACTATTAAAACCAATATTAATGGCATACATTCtactattaaaataatgGTTCAAGAATTAGGCTATATACCAGTTATCCCCatagatgaaaatgaagatagTTTActcttttttaaaaatagaaaattatcaatagtAACTAATAATCAAGCTCTGGAAACAGATTTAATTATCAGAGCAGAAAGATTAAATgatctaaatattttagcACCAAAAGTTTTGAATTTCCCAACTGTTAGTTCTATCGCTAATGTAAGACCATCATATCTTTTAAAGCATGGGAAATATCCTTATGATGTATTGGATGAAatgatatttaaaatgttgTTAACCTCTTCTCAACAAGCTGCTTTTAAAtctattattcaaaaaggTTATTCAACTTCGCAAAGATCAAACAATAAAAGttctaataatagcaatgaATCCAATCAAAAGGTTGATTCTAAACCTTATAACGATACAGACTCATTATCAATTAGAATTGGGGGCTGGTTTTCCAAATTAAGCACATCTGTAGAATCACCAGAAAAACAAACTACGTCGAGCCGGGGTAATAAGGCTAGTATTGATAATCCTTATCCAGTTTATCAAAGtagtattaaaaattgtattataGAAGAAACTATGGcagaaaaaatttctattgataaattagataCAATAACTATCAGTAGTGTTGATAATAAGCCAGTACCTGAAATATCTGCAACTACTTCAACATTTCTAGATTCATTGTATTCATTTTCAAGTAAATCTAATAAtcaaactttaaaaaattcagcAGCAGATTCTAATAAGAGAAAAGTAATTAGTCCAcctgaattaaaatattcttcaaatattaaaaatggtaaattATTGCCTGTCCTGTTTACTACTAAAATATTACCAATGAATTCACCTATTGATAAGATTGAAAAAGCTAATGATCACTGGGGTATAATTACAgctaaaaattataaaaaagaCCTGCCAACTATTCCATCTGATAAATCAAATGGTAGCGTAAATAATTCAGAAAATACTTTAGAAAAAAGCATTTTAGATTCCATTAGCTCATTAGAAATGACTCCAGAATTTAGTAGTAATACAAAGGAAAACGAAACTATAATTGCGAATGATCATTATTCTATGGACAAGGAACCTACTTTACCAAAAAGTAATGACTTCGATAAGATTGTACAGGCACGttattcaataattaaaCCTAACATGAGAATATTTAGCATTAAATCTAGTCCAGATATTCCTTACTctgaaatagaaaataaaaacattaataatgaactttctattaatattcaaaataaccCTTCTGATAATACTATTAATGAAATGATGGGGAATTCTACGATATcaaatgaagataaaaagaaatatttaaaaatctttaaCAGAAATCAACATATGTTATTAGAAACTAAGTGTAGGAAATTCATTAAAGCattagatatttataacAAAACAGTTGATGAATATTCTAGATATTTAACCTTTAAAGATCATGAAAATTTCTTTGTTGATTTTGAAGTAAGGCCATCCCCGGGATATGACTCACttcatattaaattataa
- the TBLA0I03100 gene encoding uncharacterized protein, translated as MSNIKYPELRFLEDDQCKKEDISFLQEIQRELPKYLNDKNPIAIISVDDKGEIYVENLNSFISSNEDNASILIAPGYENIPEHVSEMPNTTLASLQGRKIVIFLTIEFPSLLTRNLNLYKMPYIELKTPRYSILFQIFISGKMSLLLKLQIILTSMNCYRNYVKIHLKNLYHPNLLLSHLLSIRFNILIVFLILNYHSMMR; from the coding sequence AtgtcaaatattaaatatccAGAGCTTCGATTTCTTGAAGATGATCAATGTAAAAAAGAGGATATTTCGTTTCTACAAGAGATACAAAGAGAATtaccaaaatatttaaatgataaaaacCCAATAGCCATTATTTCTGTTGATGATAAGGGTGAAATTTATGTGGAAAATTTGAACAGCTTCATTTCATCTAACGAAGATAATGCATCTATTTTGATAGCCCCAGGTTATGAAAATATCCCAGAACATGTTTCAGAAATGCCCAATACTACATTAGCAAGTTTACAAGGTCGAAAAATTgtgatttttttaaccATCGAATTTCCAAGCCTTCTTACAAGAAACCTTAATCTATATAAAATGCCATATATCGAACTAAAAACACCAAGGTACTCAATtttgtttcaaatttttatttcaggGAAAATGTCGTTATTATTGAagcttcaaataattttaaccTCAATGAATTGTTACAGGAATTACGTAAAAATACACctaaagaatttatatCACCCGAATCTTTTGTTATCTCATCTTTTATCTATTCgtttcaatattttgatcGTGTTTCTGATACTAAACTACCACTCTATGATGAGGTAA